The proteins below are encoded in one region of Brassica napus cultivar Da-Ae chromosome A6, Da-Ae, whole genome shotgun sequence:
- the LOC106376255 gene encoding CSC1-like protein At1g11960: MATLGDIGVAATINIITAIIFLLAFAILRIQPFNDRVYFPKWYLKGIRSSPLHSGALVSKFVNVNLGSYLRFLNWMPAALKMPEPELIDHAGLDSAVYLRIYLIGLKIFVPIALLAWSILVPVNWTSDGLQLAKLRNVTSSDIDKLSISNIERGSERFWTHLVMAYTFTFWTCFVLMKEYEKVASMRLSFLQSEQRRPDQFTVLVRNVPSDPDESISESVEHYFLVNHPDHYLTHQVVYNANDLADLVEKKRSTQNWLDYYQLKYTRNQDQRPRIKTGFLGLWGEKVDAIDHYIAEIEKLNDQIMEERKKVKKDDKSVMPAAFVSFKTRWGAAVCAQTQQSRNPTEWLTEWAPEAREVFWSNLAIPYVSLTVRRLIMHVAFFFLTFFFMIPIAFVQSLASIEGIEKSAPFLKPIIEKDLVKSVIQGFLPGIVLKLFIIFLPSILMVMSKFEGFVSLSSLERRAAFRYYIFNLVNVFLGSIITGSAFEQLDSFLKQSANQIPRTVGVAIPIKATFFITYIMVDGWAGVAGEILRLKPLIFFHVKNFFLVKTEKDREEAMNPGQINFHATEPRIQLYFLLGLVYAPVTPVLLPFIIIFFALAYLVFRHQIINVYNQEYESAGRFWPDVHGRIISALIISQVLLLGLMSTKGAAQSTPFLIALPVLTFFFHRFCKGRYEPAFLRHPLQEAMIKDTLEQAREPNFNLKPYLKKAYIHPVFKDDEYEDVRSEVSGYYLGDTDEECVTVPTKRQSRITTPAASHASGGSMRSPS, encoded by the exons ATGGCAACACTAGGAGATATTGGAGTAGCCGCAACGATCAACATAATCACTGCCATCATCTTCCTGTTGGCGTTTGCAATTTTGAGGATACAACCTTTCAACGACAGAGTTTATTTTCCCAAATGGTATCTCAAAGGTATAAGAAGCAGCCCGTTGCATTCAGGTGCTCTTGTCAGCAAGTTTGTCAATGTAAACTTAGGCTCCTACCTACGTTTCTTGAACTGGATGCCCGCTGCTCTGAAGATGCCCGAGCCTGAGCTTATTGATCATGCCGGCTTGGATTCTGCCGTCTACTTGAGGATTTACTTGATAGG GCTTAAAATTTTTGTACCGATAGCATTACTTGCATGGTCGATTCTTGTACCTGTTAATTGGACAAGCGACGGGCTGCAACTAGCGAAGCTACGTAACGTAACATCTAGTGATATTGATAAGTTATCAATCTCTAATATCGAACGTGGATCAGAGAGGTTTTGGACTCATCTCGTGATGGCTTATACCTTCACATTCTGGACTTGCTTTGTTCTAATGAAAGAGTATGAGAAAGTAGCTTCTATGCGTTTATCATTTCTCCAGTCCGAGCAAAGGCGTCCTGATCAATTCACG GTTTTGGTAAGAAATGTACCATCGGATCCAGATGAGTCCATTAGTGAGAGTGTGGAGCATTACTTCCTTGTTAACCATCCAGACCATTATCTTACACATCAG GTTGTGTACAATGCAAACGATTTGGCGGAtttagtagagaagaagaggagcacACAGAACTGGCTTGACTATTACCAGTTAAAATATACAAGGAACCAGGATCAAAGACCAAGGATAAAG ACAGGGTTTCTCGGGCTATGGGGAGAGAAAGTTGACGCCATTGATCATTACATAGCTGAGATCGAGAAACTAAACGACCAA ATAATGGAGGAAAGGAAGAAGGTAAAGAAAGATGACAAGAGCGTAATGCCAGCAGCTTTTGTCTCATTTAAAACACGTTGGGGTGCTGCGGTTTGTGCACAGACACAACAATCTAGAAACCCGACCGAATGGTTAACTGAATGGGCTCCCGAGGCACGTGAGGTGTTTTGGTCAAACCTCGCGATTCCTTATGTTTCTTTAACAGTGAGAAGACTTATAATGCACGTTGCGTTCTTCTTCctcactttcttcttcatgaTCCCAATAGCCTTTGTTCAGTCCTTAGCTAGTATCGAAGGCATAGAGAAATCTGCTCCTTTCCTCAAACCCATCATAGAGAA GGATCTTGTTAAATCAGTTATCCAAGGCTTTCTTCCTGGTATAGTGTTGAAGCTCTTTATAATATTTCTGCCAAGCATTTTGATGGTCATGTCCAAGTTCGAAGGGTTTGTATCGCTATCATCGTTAGAGAGAAGAGCTGCTTTTCGATATTACATCTTCAACCTTGTCAATGTCTTCCTCGGTAGCATTATCACCGGTTCTGCTTTTGAACAGCTTGATTCTTTCCTTAAACAATCCGCAAACCA GATCCCTAGGACGGTTGGAGTAGCCATACCGATAAAGGCAACGTTCTTTATCACATATATAATGGTGGATGGTTGGGCGGGAGTAGCAGGGGAGATTCTGAGGCTGAAACCTTTAATCTTTTTCCATGTAAAGAACTTCTTCTTGGTGAAAACTGAAAAGGATAGAGAAGAAGCTATGAACCCTGGACAGATCAACTTCCATGCAACGGAGCCTAGGATTCAACTCTACTTCCTCCTCGGTCTTGTCTATGCCCCGGTCACTCCTGTTCTACTCCCTTTCATTATAATCTTCTTCGCGTTGGCTTACCTCGTCTTTCGTCATCAG ATCATAAATGTGTACAATCAAGAATACGAAAGCGCGGGTAGGTTCTGGCCTGATGTTCATGGACGTATAATATCAGCGTTGATCATCTCACAAGTTCTTTTACTAGGACTAATGAGCACTAAAGGAGCTGCTCAGTCCACTCCTTTCCTCATCGCCTTACCGGTTCTCACCTTTTTCTTTCACCGGTTCTGCAAAGGCCGGTACGAACCGGCATTTCTCCGCCACCCCTTGCAG GAAGCTATGATCAAAGATACATTGGAACAAGCCAGAGAACCGAACTTTAACTTGAAACCTTATCTTAAGAAGGCATATATACATCCGGTTTTTAAAGACGATGAGTATGAAGATGTTCGGTCTGAGGTTTCCGGTTATTACCTCGGAGATACGGACGAAGAATGTGTTACTGTGCCGACCAAACGTCAGTCTCGGATAACGACGCCGGCTGCTAGTCATGCTAGCGGCGGTTCTATGCGTTCACCATCGTAG
- the LOC111206260 gene encoding NEDD8-like protein RUB3 produces the protein MIEIKVKTLTGKEIGFEIDPMDTIARIKERIEEIEGIPPLQQRIIYTGKQLADDQTAKHYNVERGSVLHLVLALRGGF, from the coding sequence atgatAGAAATCAAAGTGAAGACTCTGACAGGTAAAGAAATAGGATTTGAGATTGATCCAATGGACACAATTGCTAGAATCAAGGAAAGAATTGAAGAAATAGAAGGGATTCCTCCTCTTCAACAAAGGATCATCTACACTGGTAAACAACTTGCTGATGACCAAACCGCCAAACATTACAACGTCGAACGTGGTTCTGTTCTTCATCTTGTTCTTGCTCTTAGAGGTGGGTTTTGA
- the LOC106454553 gene encoding O-fucosyltransferase 2 — protein MEHERPDVERPESRDLLLPVCGVPPPYSPLLSPTRFFPLSGEPSPRQTIKRGKKNRFIRTWYEQRTATTAIGVIVILGVFFLVNWLMLSRLHEGRVWLRTGFAKNTYQIPKWVSSTQNVEVRRFGKSRRKHNGTYDRMLGLAAQALLENKREPKELWQEPKAQALAWKPCADQRSWSPDDGENGYIMVTANGGINQQRVAVCNIVVVARLLNASLVIPKFMLSDVWTDASQFGDIYQEEHFIKYLSPDIRIVKELPKELQSLDLEAIGSVVTDVDVMKEAKPDFYMKHILPILHKNKVIHFVGFSNRLAFDPMPFDLQRLRCRCNFHSLNFVPRIQETGALIVKRLRNSSGSYLAPLDVHLLGPKSASSLILDNKSDPPAQKKASSSISSKYLALHLRFEIDMVAHSLCYFGGGEREQKELDSYRQKHFPSLSTLTKTKKFPSPDALRTEGLCPLTPEEAVLMLVALGFNRETRVFVAGAHIYGGNKRLAALTSLYPNLVTKEKLLSPSELQPFKNFSSQLAALDFIGCAAANAFAMTDSGSQLSSLVSGYRIYYGGGKMPTIRPNKRRLSDILLKNNTIAWNVFEKRVRKAIRQTKHVFARPTGRSVYRYPRCKECMCNDQ, from the exons ATGGAACATGAGAGACCTGACGTAGAGAGACCTGAGTCACGTGATCTTCTTCTTCCGGTATGCGGAGTTCCACCGCCATATTCCCCGCTTCTCAGCCCGACCCGTTTTTTCCCATTGTCCGGAGAACCGAGTCCGAGACAAACTATAAAGCGTGGGAAGAAGAACAGATTCATCCGTACTTGGTACGAGCAAAGAACGGCTACAACAGCCATCGGCGTGATCGTCATTTTGGGGGTCTTCTTCCTTGTGAATTGGTTAATGCTCTCTCGTCTTCACGAAGGACGAGTTTGGCTTCGAACAGGGTTCGCTAAGAATACATACCAGATCCCTAAATGGGTTTCTTCTACACag AACGTTGAGGTTAGAAGGTTTGGAAAATCAAGGAGAAAACATAATGGAACATATGATAGAATGTTGGGTTTGGCCGCTCAGGCTTTGCTAGAG AACAAACGTGAGCCAAAAGAGTTATGGCAGGAGCCAAAGGCTCAAGCTTTGGCTTGGAAGCCATGTGCTGATCAACGCTCTTGGTCTCCTGACG aTGGAGAAAATGGATATATTATGGTAACTGCAAACGGAGGGATAAATCAACAAAGAGTTGCT GTATGTAATATCGTTGTTGTAGCTCGTTTGCTCAATGCGTCTCTAGTCATTCCAAAATTCATGTTAAGCGACGTTTGGACAGATGCAAG TCAGTTCGGAGACATTTATCAAGAGGAACATTTTATCAAATACTTGTCGCCTGATATTCGGATAGTAAAGGAGCTACCAAAAGAGCTTCAATCTTTGGATCTTGAAGCAATCGGCAGCGTT GTTACGGATGTGGATGTGATGAAAGAAGCCAAACCAGACTTCTATATGAAACACATTCTCCCTATACTACACAAGAACAAAGTAATCCATTTTGTTGGATTCAGCAACCGCCTGGCCTTTGATCCAATGCCATTTGACTTACAG AGGCTTCGGTGCAGATGTAACTTCCATTCGCTAAACTTCGTCCCGAGAATACAAGAAACAGGAGCGTTGATCGTGAAGAGGTTGCGTAACAGCAGCGGATCTTACCTTGCACCACTTGACGTGCATCTCCTCGGTCCAAAATCCGCTTCTTCTTTAATCTTGGACAACAAGTCTGATCCTCCTGCGCAGAAGAAGGCTTCTTCTTCTATTTCTTCAAAGTATCTTGCTCTCCATCTACGGTTTGAAATAGACATGGTGGCTCACTCTCTCTGTTACTTTGGAGGAGGTGAAAGGGAACAGAAAGAGTTGGATTCTTATCGCCAAAAACACTTTCCATCCCTCTCCActctaaccaaaacaaaaaa atTCCCATCTCCAGATGCTTTGAGGACGGAAGGACTTTGTCCATTAACACCTGAAGAAGCCGTGCTTATGCTCGTGGCTCTTGGCTTCAACCGTGAAACTCGAGTCTTTGTAGCTGGTGCACATATATACGGAGGAAATAAAAGGTTAGCTGCGTTAACCAGCTTATACCCTAACCTAGTCACCAAAGAGAAACTACTCTCTCCGTCAGAGTTACAACCTTTCAAGAACTTCTCTTCTCAG CTAGCGGCTTTAGATTTCATCGGTTGTGCTGCTGCAAACGCTTTTGCGATGACGGATTCAGGGAGCCAGCTATCGTCTCTTGTATCGGGTTATAGGATATATTATGGAGGTGGGAAGATGCCGACGATTAGACCGAACAAACGGAGACTTTCGGACATATTGTTGAAGAACAATACGATAGCGTGGAACGTGTTTGAGAAGAGAGTGAGAAAAGCGATTAGACAGACAAAACATGTCTTCGCTAGACCTACTGGACGCAGTGTTTACCGTTACCcaagatgtaaagaatgcatgtGTAATGATCAATaa
- the LOC106373279 gene encoding pyrophosphate--fructose 6-phosphate 1-phosphotransferase subunit beta 1 — protein sequence MAPSLAAVNRDLAAASPDNAPAKGRASVYSEVQSSRINNALPLPSVLKGAFKIVEGPASSAAGNPDEIAKLFPGLYGQPSVSVVPDQSADLSGQKLKIGVVLSGGQAPGGHNVISGLFDYLQERAKGSTFYGFKGGPAGIMKCKYVELNAEYILPYRNQGGFDMICSGRDKIETPEQFKQAEETAKKLDLDGLVVIGGDDSNTNACLLAENFRSKNLKTRVIGCPKTIDGDLKCKEVPTSFGFDTACKIYSEMIGNVMIDARSTGKYYHFVRLMGRAASHITLECALQTHPNITIIGEEVSAQKQTLKNVTDYMVDVICKRAELGYNYGVILIPEGLIDFIPEVQELIAELNEILANEVVDESGLWKKKLTEQSLKLFDLLPEAIQEQLMLERDPHGNVQVAKIETEKMLIQMVETELEKRKQAGSYKGQFMGQSHFFGYEGRCGLPTNFDATYCYALGYGAGVLLNSGKTGLISSVGNLAAPVEEWTVGGTALTALMDVERRHGKFKPVIKKAMVELEGAPFKKFASLREEWALKNRYISPGPIQFTGPGSDALSHTLLLELGAQ from the exons ATGGCCCCTTCACTCGCCGCCGTTAACCGAGATCTCGCCGCCGCATCTCCGGACAACGCTCCGGCGAAAGGACGTGCTTCGGTCTACAGCGAAGTTCAGTCTAGCCGGATCAACAACGCCCTTCCTTTGCCTTCCGTACTCAAAGGAGCCTTCAAAATCGTCGAAGGACCCGCTAGCTCCGCCGCCGGGAACCCAG ATGAGATTGCGAAGTTGTTTCCTGGTCTGTATGGACAACCGTCTGTGTCAGTTGTTCCAGATCAGAGTGCAGATTTATCGGGACAGAAGCTGAAGATCGGAGTTGTTTTGTCTGGTGGTCAGGCGCCTGGTGGACACAATGTGATCTCTGGATTGTTCG ATTACTTGCAGGAGCGTGCTAAAGGAAGCACCTTTTACGGGTTCAAGGGTGGTCCAGCTGGTATCATGAAGTGCAAGTACGTTGAGTTGAATGCTGAGTACATTCTTCCTTACAGGAACCAG GGTGGGTTTGACATGATCTGCAGTGGAAGAGACAAGATTGAAACGCCTGAGCAG TTTAAACAAGCTGAAGAAACAGCAAAGAAGCTAGATTTGGATGGATTGGTGGTTATCGGTGGAGATGACTCCAACACTAATGCTTGCCTCCTTGCTGAGAACTTCAG GAGTAAGAACTTGAAAACCAGAGTCATTGGGTGCCCCAAGACCATTGATGGTGACTTGAAATGCAAGGAGGTTCCCACTAGTTTTGGGTTTGATACagcttgcaag ATTTACTCTGAAATGATTGGCAATGTCATGATTGATGCAAGGTCAACTGGAAAGTACTACCATT TTGTAAGACTTATGGGTCGTGCTGCTTCCCACATCACGCTGGAGTGTGCTTTACAAACTCACCCAAACATAACCATTATTGGAGAGGAG GTGTCTGCCCAGAAGCAGACTTTGAAGAATGTCACGGACTACATGGTTGATGTAATCTGCAAGCGTGCTGAACTTGGTTACAACTACGGTGTTATTCTGATTCCAGAAGGTCTGATCGATTTTATTCCCGAG GTTCAGGAGCTGATCGCAGAACTGAATGAAATTCTGGCCAACGAGGTGGTTGATGAAAGTGGGCTGTGGAAGAAGAAGCTCACCGAACAATCCCTGAAGCTCTTTGATCTTCTGCCTGAAGCGATTCAGGAACAGCTGATGCTCGAGAGAGACCCACACGGAAATGTCCAG GTGGCCAAGATTGAGACTGAGAAGATGCTTATTCAAATGGTTGAAACTGAGTTGGAGAAAAGAAAGCAAGCTGGTTCATACAAGGGACAGTTCATGGGACAGTCTCATTTCTTCGG GTATGAAGGAAGATGCGGTTTGCCTACAAATTTTGATGCCACCTACTGTTACGCACTTGGTTATGGCGCTGGAGTACTCCTCAACAGTGGGAAAACCGGACTGATTTCTTCG GTTGGGAACTTGGCTGCTCCTGTGGAAGAATGGACTGTAGGTGGGACTGCTCTCACAGCCTTGATGGATGTTGAGAGGAGGCACG GTAAGTTCAAGCCTGTCATCAAGAAAGCAATGGTGGAACTTGAAG GTGCGCCGTTTAAGAAATTCGCATCGCTGCGTGAGGAGTGGGCTTTGAAGAACCGATACATCAGCCCTG GTCCAATCCAATTCACTGGACCTGGTTCGGATGCTCTCAGCCACACTCTACTTCTCGAACTCGGGGCTCAATAA